In Leisingera sp. NJS204, the following are encoded in one genomic region:
- a CDS encoding enolase C-terminal domain-like protein, which translates to MLEQKIAGMDLWHLALPVMSRRDHGIGSVEGFCEVVILRLRSEGGAEGFGEASTWSVFTGTPEASLAALDRYIRPLVEGRRVADRAAIMEDAAKAVAHCTEAKAALESALLDLTGRITGAPVWALLGGKCRDTIPLSCSIADPDFDKDIELLHRLRADKVGLIKLKTGFKDHAFDIMRLERIAKDFPEFRVRVDYNQGLSIEDAPNQVRDIAQFKPDFIEQPVRFHHFGMMAKLRGMIDVPLLADESVFGPEDMVRAAREGICDGVSVKIMKSGGLTRGQTVARIAAANGLSAYGGDMFEAGLAHLAGTHMIAATPEIRLGCEFYQASYFLKEDILETPFQVVDGQVVVPDGAGLGIKPDVGKLNRYAVSKKVSA; encoded by the coding sequence GTGCTGGAACAAAAGATTGCCGGGATGGATCTGTGGCATCTCGCGCTGCCGGTGATGTCGCGCCGCGACCATGGGATCGGCTCTGTCGAGGGCTTTTGCGAGGTTGTGATCCTGCGGCTGCGCAGTGAAGGCGGGGCGGAAGGGTTCGGCGAGGCGTCGACCTGGTCGGTGTTCACCGGCACGCCGGAAGCGAGCCTGGCAGCACTTGACCGCTACATCCGCCCGCTAGTGGAGGGCCGCCGGGTGGCAGACCGCGCAGCGATCATGGAGGATGCTGCCAAGGCCGTCGCCCATTGCACCGAGGCCAAGGCGGCGCTGGAAAGCGCCCTGCTGGACCTGACCGGGCGGATCACCGGTGCGCCGGTTTGGGCGCTGCTAGGCGGCAAGTGCCGCGATACCATCCCGCTCAGCTGTTCGATTGCCGATCCGGATTTTGACAAGGACATCGAGCTGCTGCACAGGCTGCGCGCCGACAAGGTGGGGCTGATCAAGCTGAAAACCGGATTCAAGGATCACGCGTTCGACATCATGCGATTGGAACGGATCGCCAAGGATTTCCCGGAATTCCGGGTGCGGGTGGATTATAATCAGGGCCTGAGCATTGAAGATGCGCCGAACCAGGTGCGGGATATCGCGCAGTTCAAGCCGGATTTCATCGAGCAGCCAGTGCGGTTCCATCATTTTGGCATGATGGCCAAATTGCGCGGGATGATCGACGTGCCGCTGCTGGCGGACGAAAGCGTATTCGGCCCCGAGGACATGGTGCGGGCCGCGCGTGAGGGCATATGCGACGGCGTCTCTGTCAAGATCATGAAATCGGGCGGGCTGACCCGCGGTCAGACGGTGGCGCGGATTGCTGCGGCAAACGGGCTGTCGGCCTATGGCGGCGACATGTTCGAGGCGGGTCTCGCGCATCTGGCAGGCACCCACATGATTGCAGCGACGCCGGAGATCCGGCTGGGCTGCGAGTTCTATCAGGCGAGCTATTTCCTGAAGGAAGACATTCTGGAAACGCCTTTCCAGGTGGTGGACGGCCAGGTGGTGGTACCGGACGGGGCTGGACTGGGCATCAAACCTGACGTGGGTAAGCTGAACCGCTATGCGGTTTCCAAGAAAGTCTCGGCATGA
- a CDS encoding NAD(P)/FAD-dependent oxidoreductase, whose amino-acid sequence MTREKKTVAIIGAGIVGVSAAIELQRDGHDVILIDGKGPGEGTSHGNGGILASCSIVPVTGPGLWKKAPKMLLDSNQPLFMRWGYLPRLAPWLMKYMSHANAEDTSRIAAALAPVVGDALADHQALAAGTAAERHLKPSDYLFLYNDRAHFAEDAFGWGLRKTHGFDWDELEGADVRAYDDIYAPELGFAARLKDHGIISDPGRYVKDLAAHVVANGGQLIQAFVTDVARENGQVTGVRAGGETIPCDAVVVATGVWSKPLAERLGISVPLEAERGYHLELWEPSAMPKAPVMVAAAKCVVTPMEGRIRIAGIVEFGGLEAGPSKAPLELLRRNARRILPGVTWKHEEEWLGYRPAPADSIPVIGEVPGLRGAFVGFGHHHIGLTGGPKTGRLLAQMISGRTPNMDMGAYDPARYAI is encoded by the coding sequence ATGACACGGGAGAAGAAAACTGTTGCCATCATCGGCGCCGGTATTGTCGGTGTTTCGGCAGCGATTGAGCTGCAACGCGACGGGCATGATGTGATCCTGATCGACGGCAAGGGACCGGGTGAAGGCACCAGTCACGGCAATGGCGGCATTCTGGCCTCCTGCTCGATCGTGCCGGTGACGGGTCCGGGGTTGTGGAAAAAAGCGCCGAAGATGCTGCTGGACTCGAACCAGCCCCTGTTCATGCGCTGGGGATACCTGCCCAGGCTGGCGCCCTGGCTGATGAAATACATGAGCCATGCCAATGCCGAGGACACCAGCCGCATTGCTGCGGCCCTCGCGCCGGTTGTAGGCGATGCGCTGGCCGATCATCAGGCGCTGGCGGCGGGAACCGCGGCGGAACGGCACTTAAAGCCGTCCGATTACCTGTTCCTCTACAATGACCGGGCGCATTTCGCAGAGGACGCCTTTGGCTGGGGTTTGCGCAAGACGCACGGCTTTGACTGGGATGAACTGGAGGGTGCGGATGTCCGGGCTTATGATGATATCTATGCGCCGGAACTTGGCTTTGCCGCGCGGCTGAAGGATCACGGGATCATCTCGGATCCCGGCCGGTATGTGAAGGATCTGGCGGCACATGTGGTGGCCAACGGCGGCCAGTTGATCCAGGCTTTTGTTACTGATGTGGCCCGCGAGAACGGACAAGTGACCGGCGTGCGGGCGGGCGGTGAGACCATTCCCTGCGATGCCGTTGTTGTTGCCACCGGCGTCTGGTCCAAGCCGCTGGCAGAGAGATTGGGAATTTCCGTACCACTGGAAGCAGAACGCGGCTATCATCTTGAATTATGGGAGCCTTCGGCGATGCCAAAGGCGCCTGTGATGGTGGCAGCGGCCAAATGCGTGGTGACCCCGATGGAGGGAAGGATCCGGATTGCGGGCATTGTGGAATTCGGCGGGCTGGAGGCCGGGCCGTCAAAAGCCCCGCTTGAGCTGTTGCGCAGGAACGCGCGGCGGATCCTGCCCGGTGTCACCTGGAAGCACGAAGAGGAATGGCTGGGCTACCGCCCGGCGCCGGCAGATTCGATCCCGGTGATCGGCGAAGTGCCGGGCCTGAGAGGCGCCTTTGTCGGCTTTGGCCATCATCACATCGGCCTAACCGGCGGGCCAAAGACAGGCCGCCTGCTGGCGCAGATGATTTCGGGCCGCACCCCGAACATGGATATGGGCGCCTATGACCCGGCGCGCTATGCGATTTGA
- a CDS encoding TRAP transporter substrate-binding protein, with protein sequence MKKLTRLLAATALTAAAALPAAAETWDMPMAYSASNFHSATGAEFAECVTTGTGGEVEIKTHPSGALFKGADIKRAVQTGQAPIGERLLSGHQNENALFGFDSIPFLATSFDDSDKLWKAAKPAIETLLAEQNLTLLYAVPWPPQGLYFKNEVNSVAEMKGIKFRSYNNATSRLAELTGMLPVTIEAAEISQAFATGVAESMVSSGSTGYDRKVWESLSYFYEVDAWLPRNYVFVNTEIWNGTSPANRNVIQGCAKLAEYAGNWRAKEYTGFTLQGLRDGGMTVGPASDQMAGELKEIGVTMTNEWLEAAGDEGKAIVDAFRAD encoded by the coding sequence ATGAAGAAATTGACCAGACTGCTTGCCGCCACCGCGTTGACGGCGGCTGCCGCCCTGCCCGCCGCTGCGGAGACCTGGGACATGCCGATGGCCTATTCGGCCTCCAACTTCCACTCGGCCACAGGTGCCGAGTTTGCTGAATGCGTGACCACCGGCACCGGCGGCGAAGTTGAGATCAAGACGCATCCGTCTGGCGCGCTGTTCAAAGGCGCCGACATCAAACGCGCGGTGCAGACCGGCCAGGCACCGATTGGCGAGCGGCTGCTGTCCGGCCACCAGAATGAGAACGCGTTGTTCGGCTTTGACTCGATCCCGTTCCTGGCGACCTCGTTTGATGACAGCGACAAGCTGTGGAAAGCCGCCAAACCAGCGATTGAGACGCTGCTGGCCGAGCAGAACCTGACACTGCTTTATGCCGTGCCGTGGCCGCCGCAGGGGCTGTATTTCAAAAACGAGGTGAATTCGGTAGCCGAGATGAAGGGCATCAAGTTCCGCTCCTACAACAATGCCACCTCGCGGCTTGCAGAGCTGACGGGCATGCTGCCGGTGACCATCGAGGCGGCTGAGATCAGCCAGGCCTTTGCCACTGGTGTTGCGGAATCCATGGTCTCGTCCGGCTCCACCGGTTACGACCGCAAAGTCTGGGAAAGCCTGAGCTATTTCTATGAAGTGGACGCCTGGCTGCCGCGCAACTACGTGTTTGTGAACACCGAAATCTGGAACGGCACATCCCCGGCCAACCGGAACGTGATCCAGGGCTGCGCCAAGCTGGCCGAATACGCGGGCAACTGGCGCGCCAAGGAATACACCGGGTTCACCCTGCAAGGTCTGCGTGATGGCGGCATGACTGTCGGCCCGGCTTCGGATCAGATGGCGGGCGAGCTGAAGGAAATCGGCGTCACCATGACCAATGAATGGCTGGAAGCCGCAGGTGACGAGGGCAAGGCCATCGTCGACGCCTTCCGCGCCGACTAA
- a CDS encoding TRAP transporter small permease encodes MTVLRGLRSGLDFLYFAAGVLAAFCLIAILGLIVVQMLARWTGEVFPGAPDYAGYAMAAASFLAFANALNRGSHIRVSILLNAVPDGFRRMLEIWCFGIGTGVMWYFTYYAYRFVYWSWKFNDVSQGQDRTPLWIPQSVMLFGGAVLAVALTDHLIHVIFRGDHRITRDLDDQSHAE; translated from the coding sequence ATGACTGTGCTCAGGGGGCTGCGCTCCGGACTCGATTTTCTGTATTTTGCGGCGGGGGTGCTGGCCGCCTTTTGCCTGATTGCCATTTTAGGCCTGATCGTTGTCCAGATGCTGGCCCGCTGGACCGGTGAAGTCTTCCCTGGCGCGCCGGATTACGCTGGCTATGCAATGGCCGCGGCGTCTTTCCTGGCTTTTGCCAATGCGCTGAACCGGGGCAGCCATATCCGGGTGTCGATCCTGCTGAATGCAGTGCCCGATGGTTTCCGCCGGATGCTGGAGATCTGGTGTTTTGGCATCGGCACTGGGGTGATGTGGTATTTCACCTATTACGCCTACCGCTTTGTCTACTGGAGCTGGAAATTCAACGACGTGAGCCAGGGCCAGGACCGCACGCCCTTGTGGATACCGCAAAGCGTGATGCTGTTCGGCGGCGCCGTTCTGGCCGTCGCCCTCACCGACCATCTGATCCATGTGATTTTTCGCGGCGACCACCGCATCACCCGGGATCTGGACGACCAGAGCCACGCGGAGTAA